Proteins from one Paenibacillus amylolyticus genomic window:
- a CDS encoding DNA polymerase has translation MPWHLSIDIETYSSIDIKKAGLYRYVQSPDFEILLFAYSWNSGPTRIIDLAQGEVIPGEVIRALNDKEVIKHAYNAAFEWYCLNKFWPSPVEHWRCTQIHGLYCGYPAGLGKVGEALGLPQDKKKMGVGGALIRTFCIPIKKPAKSTGFRTRTLPHHEPEKWELFKQYCVGDVVAEVEILRRLSVFPVPDMEWELWFLDQRINARGIACDRQLVDGALAVDQQISAELMQEAIQLSGLDNPKSVSQLKKWLSKEIGEEVEDLRKDTVSGLIDNVEEGRAKRVLQIRRELSKTSTKKYAAMETVACEDGRVRGLLQFYGANRTGRWAGRLVQVHNLTKNKMDLELLQYARQLVQGKQVNLLKLMFGNVPDTLSQLIRTAFVAPNGKKLNIADFSAIEARVIAWLAGEQWRLDVFATHGKIYEASASAMFGIPLEQVDKDLRQRGKVSELALGYQGASGALIAMGALDMGLTEEELPEIVTRWRNANRRIVDLWFSFEKAALSVMETGQPVGVRGIIFARESHHGNGLDFFTVQLPSGRKLYYVEPRLAQNDFGKQALHYMGPDQKTGKWSLISTYGGKLVENIVQAIARDCLAVSLIRVEQAGFDTVLHVHDEIGIESAYPEDLEKVLDLMAEPVPWAPGLPLKAAGFTTDFYMKD, from the coding sequence ATGCCGTGGCATCTTTCAATCGATATCGAGACTTACAGCAGTATCGACATTAAGAAAGCGGGGTTGTACCGATACGTTCAGAGCCCTGATTTTGAAATCCTTTTGTTCGCTTACTCCTGGAATAGCGGCCCGACGCGAATTATTGATCTTGCCCAGGGTGAAGTCATTCCGGGAGAAGTTATCCGCGCTTTAAATGATAAAGAAGTCATCAAACACGCGTATAACGCGGCTTTTGAATGGTACTGTCTGAACAAATTTTGGCCTTCTCCAGTAGAGCATTGGCGCTGCACACAAATTCACGGTTTGTACTGCGGATACCCTGCAGGACTCGGTAAGGTGGGCGAAGCGCTAGGCCTTCCCCAGGACAAGAAGAAAATGGGCGTCGGTGGCGCACTGATTCGGACGTTCTGCATTCCAATCAAGAAGCCTGCCAAGTCAACCGGCTTCCGGACACGCACCCTGCCCCATCATGAGCCTGAGAAGTGGGAGCTGTTCAAGCAGTACTGTGTGGGTGACGTTGTGGCAGAGGTGGAGATCCTTCGCCGGCTATCGGTATTCCCCGTTCCAGATATGGAGTGGGAGCTTTGGTTCCTGGATCAGCGGATTAATGCCCGAGGGATTGCTTGTGACCGGCAGCTGGTAGATGGCGCACTGGCCGTGGATCAGCAGATCTCAGCAGAGCTTATGCAGGAAGCGATTCAGCTTAGCGGCCTGGATAACCCTAAATCCGTATCCCAGCTTAAGAAATGGCTATCCAAGGAGATTGGGGAAGAGGTCGAGGATCTGAGGAAAGACACTGTATCCGGACTGATCGACAACGTGGAAGAAGGAAGAGCCAAGCGCGTGCTGCAGATCCGTCGAGAGCTTTCCAAGACCAGTACCAAGAAGTACGCAGCTATGGAGACGGTAGCTTGTGAGGATGGCCGTGTTCGGGGACTCTTACAGTTCTACGGAGCCAACCGGACAGGTCGCTGGGCAGGTCGTTTGGTACAGGTGCATAACCTGACCAAGAACAAAATGGATCTAGAGCTCCTGCAGTATGCTCGACAACTCGTGCAAGGCAAGCAGGTGAACCTACTCAAGCTGATGTTCGGAAATGTGCCGGATACACTCTCTCAGCTGATCCGGACAGCGTTTGTTGCTCCGAACGGGAAGAAGCTTAACATTGCCGACTTCTCTGCCATTGAGGCTCGGGTTATTGCCTGGCTTGCTGGAGAGCAATGGAGGCTGGATGTGTTCGCTACCCACGGCAAGATTTATGAAGCTTCCGCCTCAGCTATGTTCGGGATTCCACTTGAACAGGTTGACAAGGATCTGCGTCAACGGGGCAAGGTGTCTGAACTAGCTTTGGGATACCAGGGAGCTTCTGGCGCACTGATCGCCATGGGTGCCTTGGATATGGGGCTTACTGAAGAGGAGTTGCCCGAGATCGTCACGCGGTGGCGTAATGCCAATCGGCGCATTGTGGATCTGTGGTTCAGCTTTGAGAAGGCAGCACTGAGTGTTATGGAGACGGGACAACCCGTGGGTGTTCGCGGCATCATCTTTGCTAGGGAGAGTCATCACGGTAATGGCCTGGACTTCTTTACGGTTCAGCTGCCTTCCGGAAGAAAGTTGTATTACGTGGAGCCACGCCTTGCTCAGAACGACTTTGGCAAGCAGGCGCTTCACTACATGGGTCCGGATCAGAAGACAGGCAAGTGGTCACTGATCAGCACCTACGGCGGGAAGCTTGTCGAGAACATTGTCCAGGCTATCGCTCGGGACTGTCTGGCCGTATCCCTTATCCGAGTGGAGCAAGCAGGCTTTGACACTGTGCTGCATGTTCACGATGAAATCGGAATCGAATCAGCTTATCCGGAGGATCTGGAGAAGGTACTGGATCTGATGGCTGAGCCGGTACCCTGGGCTCCTGGACTACCTCTGAAGGCTGCCGGATTC
- a CDS encoding DUF2815 family protein — MTTETAITTNEVRLSFVNLFTPRSNQPGQEPKYSTTILIPKSDFATMQRINAAIEAASQKGVAGAWGGARPAQPRNPIHDGDGVRPNGEAFGPECKGHWVLTASSKQQQAVVGPDMGPIIDQTRVYSGVYGRVNINFFAYSNSGNKGIGAGLGPVQILRDGEPLGGRISAEQAFGGNGGGVGYVPQPAPQGYDQIPPQQYGQQPPQQPQYGQQPPVQGGYGQAPQQPQYGQQPPAQPGYGQAPQQPQYGQAPQQGYGQQQPPQQQIDPITGKPLGGGIYGI; from the coding sequence ATGACAACAGAAACAGCAATCACCACAAACGAGGTAAGACTGAGCTTTGTAAACTTGTTCACTCCACGTTCTAATCAACCAGGGCAGGAGCCGAAATACAGCACGACTATTCTGATCCCTAAATCCGACTTTGCCACAATGCAACGTATCAATGCAGCCATTGAAGCTGCTTCGCAAAAAGGCGTAGCCGGTGCATGGGGCGGTGCCCGTCCAGCTCAACCTCGTAACCCAATTCACGATGGGGATGGCGTGCGTCCGAACGGTGAAGCCTTTGGTCCAGAATGCAAAGGGCACTGGGTACTGACGGCCAGCAGCAAGCAGCAGCAGGCAGTTGTTGGTCCAGACATGGGACCGATCATTGACCAAACGCGCGTTTATTCCGGAGTGTACGGCCGTGTGAATATTAATTTCTTCGCTTACAGTAACAGTGGCAACAAAGGGATTGGTGCAGGTCTTGGTCCGGTGCAGATCCTTCGTGATGGCGAGCCCTTGGGTGGTCGGATCTCCGCTGAACAAGCTTTCGGCGGCAATGGCGGCGGTGTGGGTTATGTTCCTCAACCAGCTCCACAGGGTTATGATCAGATCCCGCCGCAGCAATACGGCCAACAGCCACCACAGCAGCCGCAGTATGGCCAGCAACCTCCAGTTCAAGGCGGATATGGCCAAGCACCGCAACAACCGCAATACGGCCAACAGCCGCCAGCACAGCCGGGCTATGGACAAGCTCCTCAGCAACCACAATACGGACAAGCTCCGCAACAAGGCTACGGACAGCAGCAACCACCGCAACAGCAGATTGATCCGATCACCGGCAAGCCACTTGGCGGCGGGATCTACGGCATTTAA